A single Candidatus Methylomirabilota bacterium DNA region contains:
- a CDS encoding TraR/DksA C4-type zinc finger protein, translating to MDKQKTLSRQITKEREAVRTQLIRMADRKMNGFWASSEVSNGDPEDLPEQAQQELLQEQETRAYELLTSRAKALDQAWKSFQRGTYGVCRLCEKQIPWKRLKAVPTATLCVACQETVE from the coding sequence ATGGATAAGCAGAAGACGCTGTCTCGGCAAATCACGAAGGAGAGGGAGGCCGTTCGAACACAACTAATCAGGATGGCTGACCGAAAGATGAATGGCTTCTGGGCGTCCAGCGAGGTGTCGAACGGTGATCCAGAAGACCTGCCCGAGCAGGCCCAACAGGAGCTCCTCCAAGAGCAAGAGACCAGGGCCTATGAGCTCTTAACATCCCGGGCCAAGGCCCTGGATCAGGCCTGGAAGAGCTTTCAGCGAGGGACGTACGGTGTCTGTCGGCTGTGTGAAAAGCAAATCCCTTGGAAGCGGTTGAAGGCCGTCCCCACCGCAACCCTCTGCGTTGCCTGTCAGGAGACGGTCGAATAA